In one Polynucleobacter sp. JS-JIR-5-A7 genomic region, the following are encoded:
- a CDS encoding amino acid permease → MALGSTIGVGLFLGSASAIQIAGPSILLGYLLAGIVAFIVLRTLGEMAVHEPVAGSFAAYANNYVGPLAGYMVGWGYWTYWIVVGIAEVTAVGIYMGIWFPEIPQWVWALSSIVMMGLINLIAVKIFGEFEFWFALIKVVAIVAMITLGGSVILFGFTNDWQPIGLSNLWQHGGFFPNGISGMLLSLQMVLFAYVGIEMIGLSAGEAENPKKTIPMAIDSLAWRILIFYMGAILVILAIFPWNEVGQQGSPFVVMFERIGLREAAGLINFVVITAALSSCNAGIFSGGRLLYALSSNGYAPASFAKLSKYGVPHRAVIVTVAVCMSGVVLNYFVPDKAFQYIMAAVTFVGLMVWIAILFTQMKFRRSLSKAQVAELGYRAPWWPYSSWFALAFIFLVVVLMGFHEDARMALILGPCLLGVYLAMFYIVGLHRKTKNSRQFK, encoded by the coding sequence ATGGCCTTGGGTTCAACGATTGGCGTTGGATTATTTCTGGGATCTGCGAGTGCAATACAAATCGCTGGACCCTCCATTCTCTTGGGATATCTACTTGCCGGAATCGTGGCATTCATCGTATTGCGCACTCTGGGTGAGATGGCGGTGCATGAACCTGTGGCAGGCTCTTTTGCTGCTTACGCCAATAACTATGTTGGACCACTAGCGGGGTATATGGTGGGTTGGGGTTATTGGACCTACTGGATTGTGGTCGGAATCGCCGAGGTCACAGCAGTTGGGATCTATATGGGGATCTGGTTTCCAGAGATACCTCAATGGGTTTGGGCGTTATCGTCGATCGTCATGATGGGTCTGATCAATCTCATTGCCGTAAAAATATTTGGTGAGTTTGAGTTTTGGTTTGCGCTCATTAAGGTGGTAGCCATTGTGGCGATGATCACATTGGGTGGATCAGTCATTCTCTTTGGCTTTACGAATGATTGGCAGCCAATCGGCCTGAGTAATCTTTGGCAGCATGGTGGTTTCTTCCCTAATGGCATTAGCGGTATGCTGCTCTCTTTGCAAATGGTCTTATTTGCATACGTTGGCATCGAGATGATTGGTCTTTCTGCTGGAGAGGCGGAGAATCCGAAGAAAACGATACCCATGGCGATTGACTCTTTAGCTTGGCGCATCCTCATTTTCTATATGGGTGCGATCTTGGTTATCTTAGCGATCTTTCCATGGAATGAGGTAGGTCAGCAGGGCAGTCCATTTGTGGTGATGTTTGAGCGGATCGGCTTACGCGAGGCAGCCGGATTGATCAACTTCGTAGTGATCACTGCGGCTCTCTCATCATGCAATGCTGGCATCTTCAGCGGTGGTCGCCTTTTGTATGCTTTGTCTTCAAACGGCTATGCCCCAGCGTCTTTTGCCAAGCTCTCAAAGTATGGTGTGCCGCATCGTGCGGTGATAGTAACTGTGGCAGTTTGTATGTCAGGCGTAGTACTGAACTACTTTGTGCCTGATAAGGCCTTCCAATACATCATGGCAGCGGTCACCTTTGTGGGCTTGATGGTATGGATTGCCATCTTGTTTACCCAAATGAAGTTCCGTCGCTCTTTAAGCAAAGCGCAAGTAGCTGAATTGGGTTACCGCGCACCTTGGTGGCCTTATTCCTCATGGTTTGCTCTGGCATTTATTTTCTTAGTAGTAGTGCTGATGGGCTTTCATGAAGATGCGCGCATGGCCTTGATATTAGGTCCATGTCTATTAGGGGTGTATCTCGCGATGTTTTACATCGTTGGCTTGCACCGTAAAACAAAAAATAGTCGTCAATTTAAATAA
- the ald gene encoding alanine dehydrogenase, which yields MIIGVPQEVKNNEFRVGLTPGNVSGLCKQGHSVLIQRGAGMQIGLSDESYRIAGATLINSAAEVFQKAEMIVKVKEPQPQECAMLREDQILFTYLHLAPDPAQTKALLASGATCIAYETVTAMNGALPLLAPMSEVAGRMSIQAAASHLEKTHGGLGVLMAGVPGVSPAKIVILGGGVVGRNALQMAVGMGADVCIFDRDIDRLRQIDMFYGNRVRTFYSDSLLIEQEVCEADVVIGAVLLPGAAAPKLVTREMVKKMKAGAVIVDVAIDQGGCFETSKPTTHADPTFLVDGVLHYCVANMPGAVARTSTFALTNATYPFVEALANRGVVKALSIDHHLRNGLSVHKGVLTSQPVAQAQGLDFALAEELFVV from the coding sequence ATGATTATTGGCGTTCCACAAGAAGTAAAAAATAATGAATTTAGGGTGGGCCTCACACCAGGTAATGTCAGTGGCTTATGTAAGCAAGGGCATTCGGTATTGATTCAAAGAGGTGCTGGGATGCAAATTGGTTTGAGTGATGAGTCCTATCGTATTGCAGGTGCTACTTTGATCAACAGTGCAGCAGAAGTATTTCAGAAGGCAGAGATGATTGTGAAGGTGAAAGAGCCCCAGCCACAAGAATGTGCCATGCTGCGTGAGGATCAAATTTTATTTACCTATTTACATCTCGCGCCAGATCCAGCCCAAACCAAAGCCTTATTAGCATCCGGCGCGACATGTATTGCTTATGAGACGGTTACCGCCATGAATGGTGCTTTGCCTTTACTTGCTCCCATGAGTGAAGTAGCAGGACGAATGTCGATTCAGGCTGCAGCTTCCCATTTAGAAAAAACCCATGGTGGTTTGGGAGTATTGATGGCAGGTGTACCTGGTGTCTCGCCGGCTAAGATTGTGATTTTGGGTGGTGGAGTAGTCGGTCGCAATGCTTTACAAATGGCAGTAGGTATGGGCGCAGATGTCTGCATCTTCGATCGCGATATTGATCGCCTGCGTCAGATTGATATGTTCTATGGCAATCGCGTACGCACTTTTTATTCTGATAGTTTGTTAATTGAACAAGAAGTGTGTGAGGCTGATGTGGTGATTGGCGCCGTTCTTTTGCCAGGTGCTGCTGCACCTAAACTGGTGACACGAGAGATGGTCAAGAAAATGAAAGCAGGTGCGGTGATTGTGGATGTTGCGATTGACCAGGGCGGTTGCTTTGAAACATCGAAACCGACCACTCATGCAGATCCGACCTTCCTGGTGGATGGAGTACTGCATTACTGCGTAGCCAATATGCCAGGTGCAGTCGCAAGGACATCTACCTTTGCATTAACCAATGCAACCTATCCTTTTGTAGAGGCGTTAGCTAATCGTGGGGTGGTGAAGGCATTATCGATTGACCATCACCTACGCAATGGCTTGAGTGTTCATAAAGGTGTTTTGACTTCTCAGCCTGTCGCACAGGCTCAGGGTCTTGACTTTGCTCTTGCGGAGGAGCTCTTTGTAGTCTAG
- a CDS encoding TMEM165/GDT1 family protein: MDVSALTLSAGVVALAEMGDKTQLLSLMLAARYPRQALAIIAGICIATIANHACAALLGHWLMTLVSPDVMRWILGASFLGIGLWLLVPDHIDDAADSKVADRALQVLMLTVVLFFLAEMGDKTQIATIALGARYEDVVSVTIGTTLGMMLANAPAVWIGQKFTQRMPIKWVHAVAAITFIAIGVATLAWS, encoded by the coding sequence ATGGATGTTTCAGCCTTAACCCTCTCCGCTGGTGTAGTTGCATTAGCGGAGATGGGTGACAAAACCCAATTACTTTCTTTAATGCTTGCTGCTCGCTACCCTAGGCAAGCACTAGCCATCATTGCAGGTATTTGTATTGCCACGATTGCAAACCATGCCTGTGCTGCCTTACTTGGACACTGGCTGATGACTCTGGTTTCTCCAGATGTGATGCGTTGGATTTTGGGCGCCAGTTTTTTAGGGATTGGTTTATGGCTTTTGGTTCCCGATCATATTGATGATGCGGCAGATTCTAAAGTGGCCGATCGTGCGCTTCAGGTATTGATGCTGACGGTTGTCCTATTCTTCTTGGCTGAGATGGGAGATAAGACGCAAATTGCAACTATTGCTTTGGGTGCTCGATATGAGGATGTGGTTTCGGTAACGATCGGCACTACATTGGGGATGATGTTGGCTAATGCCCCAGCGGTATGGATTGGTCAGAAATTTACCCAACGTATGCCAATCAAATGGGTGCATGCTGTTGCAGCAATCACGTTTATTGCTATTGGTGTGGCCACTCTGGCATGGAGTTAA